TGTCCCATTTTTCGATGTTATTTGGTTGGggtgaattgaaattgaatacAATCAAACAAGTTGGGGGCAATAGCAGCTAAGCCAGGCCACAAACCAACTTCCACATGCCATTAAGCCAGaccctttttttaataataacaaTGCTGAAGATATGGTAGGCAACTCGGAAACCACTTCTGATTGGGATGCCCGAATCCTAATCCTAGTTGTAGGAATTGTTATAAAATTCAATCCCAATTCCCACCAACTCATACCTATTCAGTACTAAGTTAATTATTTTGGTCATTACCAGGAATTTTAAGTAATGATGTTTATTACAATCTATTCCAAGATTATTCAAACTtcggttaaaattaaattaattcattaaattgatttaattcgaTAGAAgattagttaaatttttttaaaatttcggttAACAATAATTTCGGTTCGAAATTAagtaattaactgaattaacctaacttaataaataatattatatattatatgtattagacTATTACTAATTCCGTTAATTAGGTCAAATGaacattttcaatttatttattttatatgttttatacttattttaacaaaaaaaatatataaattttggttaattcagttaaccgaccgaattaaccgaaatatttcgATTCAGTTTAcgattaaaagattaaaaagttcAGTTAATACTAATTTGGTCAGCTAACCATTTGAACACCCCTACCCCGCGATGAAATATCTTAAgtaaaactcaatcaaacatgATTTATTATGTtagatttaaaaaacaaaaaaaaacaaaaacaaaagctaAATGGATCGTCAGTGATTTCACCAGAATTTTTTGTTTCTGATGATGGGTTAAAAGAAGTAAAATGAAGATTATGTGCAACATGTACAACAAGATTATGTCCTTGCATCTTTATGGTTATCCACAGTTAGCGCATATATCTTGCCTCAATTAGTTGGTGATGAAACATCATTAGCAATTCGGAGCACGTTATTGAGGTTGTTCTTCGCTCACCCCACAAAAGCAAGCGTTTTGCACCTGTCTTGTCAGTTAAGGGCCatgagaaaagaaaattaaacaaatatgtgATACACTAGCAGTGTGTGGAAGCCCTGTATTTAAAACAGAACACATTGCCACCTTTTTTAATTGACTGCCTCAAGAGTACAACTCATTTTTTGCTGTAGTTACTTTCAGTTTCAGTAGGGTTCCTTACTCTTTGGACAGTGTAATCTTTGTTTCGATGGATTTAGAAACAACGCAAAGAAAGCTTGTTAGAATGTCGATTGGTGTTGATGCAACTCGATTTCAACTATTCAAGCATGAAGTTCATGCAACAACGAACTTTTCTTAAGAGACCAATGGTTCAAATGTGCAACATTCGACTGAATTATAAGCGTTTTATAGTCGTTAATGTAGTCGATATAGTAGTTCAAGAATCCAATGCTAATTATGTGGAAAGAATGTGCATCTCCTTGATTTTTGTTATCATCAATTCCATCGTGGTTTCCTTTGAGTCACAACTTCTTCTTATAAGCTTTCACCACATAACCCCATATTAGTCCAATCCTATTATGCATACTTGTATGGAAACAAATCCAAATGACTTTGTGAACCCTTCTCACACATGCCCTGGCAACTACCCCACATTTAAGTTCTATATTATCTGAATCTCAAATAAAACCCATTAACCCAAATGACATTTTCCAGTCCTCAATCACCCCCAATCAACCGCAGGTCAATTTTTTGGCTACTCCTCCCAAAATGGACCATCCCATGGAGTGTGGTTCCCATGGAAAAAATTGAATTTCTCTCTCACAAGTATGCCTACATGTACTTAACATGACAATTAGTAcaacaaataaactaaaaaaaaaacaaataatagcaactgttaatttaaaaagaaaataaattttgcatTTGAATCTTAACTCGATTAAAACACATTATCTTTAAAGAAACTATGAGTAGTtctactaaattttaaaatttcaaattgttTCATCGAAATAATAAACATTTTAGCAATACATGCAACTTGTggataaaagaaatcaaaatttaatctTTGAGAATATAAAAAGAAATGGTTGGTCTGTAATTTGTACCCAGCTCCAAGGAAAAATCAGAAATGAATGGTAAAGCGAGAAACCCtctaaattgcatgttttaagaGTTTTGGGGTTACTATAATTGTCTTGTGAATTGGAACCCTTACAGGctctaaaaaatcaaatcaaattcataAACTTAAAGAACATTGAAAAGAAATGACAGGAATAGGAATCGGAAACGTTGAAGTTGGTGCACTAATTACCATAATTCTCATATTTGCTTCAACTGTTTCATCGCAAAGTTCACCAGAGATACCCGAAGATAAATCACAAGTGAGTGCGTGGTTTGACGCCAACGTCATGCCTGCATCTGAGAGAACTGGCAGCATAGACGCTGTCCTTGCGCAGGCCGAAACTGAACCTACAGTGGTAAAAGTGGTGCAAGGTGGCGGTGGAGATTTTGAAACCATAACCGAAGCCATTGAGAGCGTTCCCGAAGGGAACGACAAACGCGTGATTATATCGATTGGACCTGGTTCTTATAAAGAGAAAATCAAAATTGAACGAACTAAACCATTCATTACATTCCATGGGGATCCCAACGGGATGCCAACTTTGACATTCGATGGTACCGCACATGATTATGGAACAGTAGACAGTGCCTCCCTTATTGTGGAGTCTGATTTCTTCATGGCTGTTAATCTCATTATAGAAGTAAGCAACTAAGTATTGgacaatatatatattcttctaacCAATTTTTTACTGAATATTTATTGTATTTCTTGGCATATACATAGAATTCTGCTCCGAGACCAGACGGGAAAACGGTCGGAGCACAAGCTGTTGCCCTGAGAATCTCTGGCGATGAGGCGGCTTTCTATAACTGCAAGATCATTGGTTTCCAAGATACATTATGTGATGACAGAGGAAACCATTTCTTTATGAACTGCTATATTCATGGCACTGTTGATTTCATTTTCGGAAGTGGAAAGTCTTTGTATCTGgtaaatcattatttttaaaataaactaattGGAGAAGCTGACTGACAATGGTAATTATCATAATTAATCATGCGTTACTTCAATAAACATGATGCAATGGAAAATGCACCCGCTATCATAAGTTAAATACGTTAAGCTTAACAACACGTGCGATTTTTTTCCCAGTACTATAACACCATTCCATAATTTGATCATGCAGAACACAGAATTATACGTAGACGGGGATACGGGACTAACAGTAATCACAGCACAAGCAAGGGAAAGTCGAGAGGAGAACACTGGTTATTCTTTTGTGCATTGCACCATTACTGGAACAGCGCAAGGTGCATATCTGGGTAGAGCTTGGAAGACCAGTCCAAAAGTTGTTTATGCCTATACTGATATGAGCGAAGTCATCAATCCCGAGGGATGGTCTCATAATTTACAACCTGAGCGCGCCCAGTAAGTTTCATTTACATATCTTTTTTCCCCCCATGACTAAGCTTCACCATCAATCTTAACCCTCCAAAAGCAAGCtgcttctttctttttattacaCTGATTAGAGAAGTTGACAATGGTGCTTTTTCTGGGGGTTCATTTGCAGAACTGTTTTCTACGGAGAATACAAGAACACAGGGCCAGGAGCTGATCAAGCTGGGCGAGTGCCATTCGCTGTACAGCTAACTGAGAACGTTGCCCAAGAATTCTTAAATCTTGGCTTCATTGAGGGTAGCAGATGGTTGCTTCCGCCACCAAATATCTAAATCAACTATTAATCtagaaaaaatgataaatttatcatttattaagaatatatatatactaaccAGTTAAATCTTACTTCCATTAGCATAAGAATTGTTGCTAATCTAGTAAGACATAGGTTCAAGTGTGCAGaagcgcattattctcctatttaaagCTCGGGGAGGGATTATAAATAATTCTaggtattgtataaaaaagaatATAGAAGTTATGGATAGTTACTGATATTGTatgaaaaagaatatatatactaTGTTTTGGTAGAAGTattgttttttatataatattttagtgTATAAGTTAATAATTAACTAATTCAATCGGTAATATTTAGTTATATTAAGAGAATAAAGACTAGAGAGGAACACATAGTGTTAATCAAGCAGCATGTAATTTTCTCATGCAAAGTGttctgtttatttatttactttttttcttttaatttttattacttgaaATAAATAAGCTATTGTTTGTTACTAAAATTAGATTTTTGGAATTGGTGGTCAATCGGAACAAACTCAGAAACTCTATGCATGCGTGTTGAAATGGTTGAACTTTATGCTATTAAGATGGCTTTAGAGCTCTTTCATGATTCCCAGTGGAATAGCTTCCCAATGGAATAGCAAATTTGACCTTATGGTGGAATTTGATGCATTTGCAGATGTTGAATGGTGTTGTGGCAATTCTTCTACACCATGGGGCATTGAGTCTCTAGTGGTTGATATAGATACTTTGGTGAAAACTGTGGTGAAgttaaatttatacatatatatatttagagaGTCCAATAATTTAGTTGCTCCTCGTCAAAGTAAGGGATCATAGAAAACACATGTATTAAAGAGAGAAAAGAattgtatgaaattatgattccATCTCATCTCTATCCATTTTCAATAAGAAaatgacaaatcaaattttttctcttgatttttagtttttttcttcctaatttttagttttttactcCTGAacaaattcaaatccaactaaaatgcTAAAATTAGgagaaaaaaatctaatttattattCTCCTATTCGAAAGGGATAGGGATGACGTGAAAttacaattttatacaatttcTTCTCCGGGTGACTAGTGACTAGAATCGTTTTTATTCTATATGGGACCTTATGATAATGCTGATGTAATAATAAATCATAGAAGTGTAAATGTAATGAAACTTTTAAGAGTATAATTGTCAAATAACATAACAGTGGGGTACCTTGAAGACTTCCCATGAAATGGTTGAATTCATCTTGTAGTCGCCACTCTTAACACTTCATTTTGGAACTTTGCAATTTCTTTAAACTATAACAACCAAAATACTTGTCTCAACCTAATAACAATGTCTTACTATTACAAGGTTCCTAAACGCATGGgtacaaattagaaaactaaTTAACAACCCTTTAACTTTGCTCAAAACCTTCCAAACATCATGAGAGCTTCCCAAATGTAAGGAAAGGTGTCTAAATTGTCTCCTAAACATAAGTTTTCATGTTTTGAAACTTCATACAAAACTTCcaaattgaatttctttttaagaaaaaaaaatcaaacttgcACTTTAAAACGATAGTTAAGGAATTTCTTAAGTTGGTTAGAaatagacctgatcatgggtcggATTACCCATCCAAATTCAAAGGTTCACATGAAAAATAGAagagtttgaataaaaatataaatataaaaaatgggtttggacaaaaaataaggctcATTTTCTAAACGGGTTAAGCCTCAGATAAGAATTTTTGGTTCGGCCCGAATTTgactaattttttacttttaatgttttgctaccattttactattatattgctataATTTtgttgtataactcttattttattgttaattttgctactattttagaggcatttgcttgctaAATTGTAACTATCTTAGTGTTATGTAAgtataaatacttttttaaatatattttcaatttgttgaaaaatatttattttaatatttttagtgtatttgatgtattatatttttaaatttttttatatacaaatttaatACAGGCGAGCCAGTCGGACTTAAGTTTAGCATTTTTTATCCAGGTcaaatttggacaaaattttaagtccATTTTTTTTATCCGGACCTAGacaataggcctaaaattttgcatcgAGGTccgaataataaaatttaattagaaacaAACTCTTGAATAAAGGAATTAAATTTGATCTTCAATGAAAAGTTACATCTTGATGCTTATTTCGTTGGCTTCTTTGGCTGATGGAGTtggtatcatttttatttattccaTAGCTTCTCGAGGAACTCCTCTTTACTCTAAAAGTCTCATGGAATATAGGCTTTGAGGTCTTTAATTCTAGCTTGGAGCAAGCTCCTTAAATGTCAAACCTATGCAGACCAAGGAAACCAATTTTTTTCCCCTTACCAAATAAAATTGAGCATAACCTATCCCTTAGACCCATTAGCTTCAAATCTTTGTTTTGAGTTTAACGCTctatttgtttttattgaaaatgatttctgaaaaatgattttaggaaaataatttatttttctaaaaaagttaatattttttggtattttgatgaatttgtgtaaaatagTTTCTAGTGTTCGgcagatttcttaaaaatatttcataaaagctattttcaataaaacaatcATGCAGTTGAGATTTATGATAAGTAGTGAATTGATTACAAAGTgatgttaatttgaaattatagtaaataatgaattttcatgttgtaaactttgtgaaatttataattgaaacaagaTAAGTGATatgcataatttttttatgtggaataaaatattataatgaattatttgattaaagtgcttatatggtgaaaataaattacatggcaatagtgactaaattaaaaatgtacaaaagtttcagtgtgaaacaatttaatatgtgaataagaATACTATGATAACAGTTTAATGAACGTGttatgagatgatgaaatatgcataaagtattgtaaaagtgaaattatggaaaaatatgtattttttatgatgataatgactaaattgttaaacatgagaaaatatgtggatgaaataatagaagtgaaacacatagaaatttgatatgtgaaataagattttgaaataaattatgtgattaaggtgtaacaataaagaaaattgatttaatatgattaatttagtaaatattgaacttttatgaaaaaaaagactaaattgaaaagttatgaaagtttttaagaaaatatttgataattgaAGAATGTAGTAGAGAATGTAACATCCCGGCGCTTTGACATGATGTTCGAGTCGAGTACGGCGGTGTTACAATGAACAGAATCTTAtcagtttaaaaaatattttacaaaaaaaaatttggtaagACATTTTACAGAAATAAAGATAGTAATTTTACATGAAATCAACATAAGAAAAAGCCGAAAACATTTTTCGTAAAAGCTTTTTCGTGGAAACAAAGTAAatccaattttaatattttttaattaaaaaaaaagttaaaagtgaAATCCACAAGTGTTCTTCAACAATAGTAAAACCACTTGCTTCCAAATTTTGCTTTAACTTCTTCAACAATTTTCTAGGAATCAGTTATGAGTCAACTATAGACACCACTTTGATGTTGGAGTTTCTTAATTATAAGTTTTtagatttcttttttatttttagagtttatttctttcttaattttttatttttaattattttaaattctaaaaaaaaagtttagaaaatttataaaaatttcaaaaaaatctataataacttataaaaagtataaaaacgcTAATGgagaatttataaataaaaataaaaattctaaaacaattattgataaacttataaaaatttaaaagatttttaaaatcatttattttgtaacaccctatatccTATTTGGTTTTCGAATCCAAAGGTGATGCCAAATTCCATCGAATTCAAAGTTAGGAT
The Gossypium hirsutum isolate 1008001.06 chromosome A07, Gossypium_hirsutum_v2.1, whole genome shotgun sequence genome window above contains:
- the LOC107911368 gene encoding pectinesterase PPME1 produces the protein MTGIGIGNVEVGALITIILIFASTVSSQSSPEIPEDKSQVSAWFDANVMPASERTGSIDAVLAQAETEPTVVKVVQGGGGDFETITEAIESVPEGNDKRVIISIGPGSYKEKIKIERTKPFITFHGDPNGMPTLTFDGTAHDYGTVDSASLIVESDFFMAVNLIIENSAPRPDGKTVGAQAVALRISGDEAAFYNCKIIGFQDTLCDDRGNHFFMNCYIHGTVDFIFGSGKSLYLNTELYVDGDTGLTVITAQARESREENTGYSFVHCTITGTAQGAYLGRAWKTSPKVVYAYTDMSEVINPEGWSHNLQPERAQTVFYGEYKNTGPGADQAGRVPFAVQLTENVAQEFLNLGFIEGSRWLLPPPNI